ATATAGAAGCGGCCGCTCTATATACCAAAGAAGGTAAAATCTTTGCCGTATATACTCACGCAGACCATCACCACCGACACGACGTATTACCGTCCCCCGAAGAGCGCAGCCCCTTCTCCCCGTGCCTCGCGGTCAAACAAACCGTCTACTTGGACGGAGAAGCCATTGGCCATGTCACAGTCGTGGCATCCAGAAGCCCGGTATTATCCGCCATTCTCAAGTCTGCCACGATAGCAATACTCACGACGATTCTGAGCACCGCTTTAGCGATCACACTCGCGCTACGATATCTGCGCAGTGTGTCCGCGCCTGTTGAAGAACTCGCGAAGATTGCAGACGAAGTCTCTCAAACAGAAAACTACAGCCTGCGTTCGCAGTATAATAGCAAAGACGAGCTCGGACAATTGTCACAGGCATTCAATCATATGTTGGCGCGTATCCAAGAATCTGATGCGCGCCTGCGCCTGACCACTGACGAACTCTCCAAACGAGTAGAAGAGCTCAACAACGAAAAAGAAGAGCGAGCTCAGGCTCAGGATCGCGAACGACGCTTGCAGGAGCGACTGACAGAGGCGCAAAAGCTGAAATCCCAAAGCTTGCGTGAAGCTAAAGAAGCCGCCGAACAGGCAAGCCGCATTAAATCAGAATTTCTCGCCTCCATGAGTCATGAAATACGAACTCCCATGAACGGCGTGATCGGATTCGCTTCACTGCTGAGCGACACTGAAATGACTGAAGAACAGCAAGATTACGTCGAAGTCATAAACAATAGTGGCAATACACTCTTACGACTTTTGGATGACATATTGGACTTTTCAAAAATCGAAGCCGGGCGATTGGAAATCGAAAAACGTATCTTTAATATCCATGAACTCGTCAACGAAGTGATCAAACTGCTACATGCCAAATTGAGCAATAAGGCAGTTGAGATTATCATTAATATTGATGCACGCACCCCTAGTTTCGTGGAAACCGATCCAAACCGCATCCGGCAAATACTCCTCAATCTCATCGGAAATGCGATCAAATTCACGAATGAGGGCAGTATAGAAATCCGTATCTCATTTATAAGCTTCAACGAAAAAAGCAAACCGCACGGCTACATGGGCGTGCTTGAGTGCTCAGTCACAGACACCGGCATCGGCATCTCTGAACACGACCAAAAACGCCTGTTTGAAGTATTCACACAGGTAGACTCATCCGCCACCAGAAAATACGATGGCGTAGGCCTCGGCTTAGCGATCACCAAACGCTTATGTGAAATACTCGGCGGCTCCATCAAATTGAAAAGTGCGCCGGGTGTTGGCTCTACCTTTTACTTTTCCATACCTGTATTTTCCTACACAGAATTTGAATCTACCACCCCATCGGAATCCCCAACTCCATCGACTAGCATATCGAAGGATCGCGACCTGAGAATACTGATCGTCGAAGATAATCAAGTCAACGCACGGCTACTCGCGGCTATGCTGAGCAAAACAGCGGACTCCTGCGATATCGCATACACTTCGACTGAATGTATACAATACATGAACCAGCGGCAGTATGATATCATCTTCATGGACTTGAACATGCCCGACATGGACGGGTTCGAACTGACCGCTCGTATTCGCGAGCAAGAATGTGATGCCGACCAAGCCAATACAGCTCGATCAATTATAATCGCAGTCACCGCCTGGGCCATGAAAGGCATGAAAGAACGTTGCATGGAGGCCGGAATGAATGGCTATTTATCCAAACCGGTCATTCGCGAAGAACTCACGGATTTAATTGAAAGACTTTGCAGCGAGAAGAGTCAAAACGGCTAATTTCCTATACTTTGCGAGGCGCTTCACATAGCCTATCGCTCAATGTATACTCTCAGATCATACCAACAGAAAGCGGTCAACAGCACCCTTCAATACTTCAGGAAGCAGCGTCATCCTGCCGTCATCGTGCTGCCGACCGGGGCTGGCAAAAGTTTAGTCATCGCAGAGTTAGCTAAAATTGCTAAAGGCAGAGTCTTAGTGCTCGCCCATGTTAAAGAGCTGGTGGAGCAAAACCATTTGAAGTATGAAAGCTATGGCCTGCAGGCGGGCATCTATTCCGCGGGCTTAAATCAAAAGGACCACTCTCAAAAGGTCATATTCGGCAGTATTCAGTCTGTAGCCAAAGCAAAAGATACTTTTTTTAGCGATTTCACACTATTGGTCATCGACGAGTGCCACCGCGTAAGCATGGAGCCAGAAAGCCAATACGCAAAAGTCATCCAACAGCTCAAGCGAAACAATCCCCGTATCTGTATTCTGGGGTTAACCGCCACTCCCTATCGCTTAGGACACGGCTGGATCTATAACTACGCACTCCGCGGGGAAATTAAAACGCAAGAACTTCGCTTCTTTAAGCACTGTATCTACGAGCTACCGCTGGAGTATATGATCCGAAACAAATTTCTGACGCCCCCGGTGAAAGTCGACATTCCTGTCACTTCGTATGACTTCTCCGAACTCACCGAAACAGGCCAAAGCTATACCATGGCTCAACTCGAAGAAGTGCTACAACGCCAGAGACGGCTCACCCCACTGATCATAAAGAACATCATCGACATTACCGAGCGCGACCAGCGCCAAGGCGTCATGATTTTCAGCTCCACAGTGAAACACGCACAGGAGATTATGGACCACCTGCCCGCGGGGCAGGCCAGATTGGTAGTCGGCACCACCGAACTCAGCGAACGCGATCAAATCGTGGATGATTTCAAACGAAAAGCGTTTAAATACTTAGTCAATGTATCCGTGTTAACGACTGGTTTCGATGCCGCTCATGTCGATGTGATCGCGATTCTACGCCCTACAGAATCAATCAGCTTGTATCAACAAATCATCGGGCGCGGCCTGCGATTGGAAACCGGCAAAAAGGATTGCTTGGTCTTAGATTACACGGGAATGGGACATAGCATCTTTAGTCCAGAAATTGGAGACAAGAAGCCCGCATCCGAGTCAGTTCCGGTGCAAATCCCCTGCCCCGAATGCGGCTTTGTAAATGATTTCTGGGGCATCGTCGACGAAGCGGGGAATGTGCTGGAGCACTTTGGACGCAAGTGTCGCGGAGGAAAGTTGAACCCACACAGCTACGAATTCACCCCTTGCGGCTATCGTTTCCGCTTTAAAATTTGCGAACAATGCGGCGCACAAAATGACATCACCGCCCGCGATTGTAGCACCTGTGGCAGCGTGCTAATCGATCCTGACGTAAAACTCAAAGAAGCGAAACTCTCTAAAGACGCTCACGTGCTCACACCCGACTCGATTGAAATGTTAGAGCGCGTCGACAAAAAAGGGACTCCATATCTTCAGGTAAAATACTACGATTACGACGCCAACTTCGTTGCTGAAATACACTACCTCAGTAATCCAAACAGTCTGAAGAAATTTAGTATCAACTTCTTAAGATCGCATCTGCGAAAGCCGGAATCGAAGCTTAACATCCGCTCCGTCAGCGAAGTCGTACAAATACAATCCCAGTTGAGAATGCCAGCCTTCGTAATCGCCCGTAAACAGGGCAAATTCTGGAAGATTACAGAAAAGATCTTCAGCGAAGAGCTCTAGGATACGTGCAAGCTTTTTGAGTGTTTATAATCCTCCAGATGAACGGCCAATCAAGAATCAACCATCCTAGTAGCACCCCCACCCACACACATGGTTCGATCTGCAATAATCCCGTGCTCATGACTTGAAAAAACAAAATAGGCTGCATACTACTCAGCGCTTTTTACACACAATGAGCGAACCTACTGCACAAACCACCCACCAAGGTTGGATCTTCCGAAAGATCGTCGATTCGCAGCTATTCTCATCCTTCATAATTGTTGTGATTGTTTTCGCGGGGATCTTAGTCGGCATAGAGACCTTTCCCTCCATTGTAGACCGCCACAACAAACTGCTGCATTTTTTAGACAATGTCGTATTGGCAATCTTCACATTAGAAGTCATTCTGAAGATGGCCGCCGAAAAAAGGCAGCCTTGGCGCTACTTTAAAGATGGCTGGAATATCTTCGACTTCAGCATCGTAGCTGTCTGCTTTCTCCCACTCGGAGGCAGCTATGTCGCAGTGCTGCGCCTCTTCCGACTACTTCGAGTCTTTCGTCTCATTTCAGTCATTCCGAAGCTGCAGCTTCTAGTCACCGCGCTACTTCGCAGCTTACCATCCATGTTCTATGTCTGCCTGTTGCTCTTTTTACTTTTTTACGTCTATGCGGTGATAGGTGTCATGCTCTTCAGTGGTAATGATCCAATTCACTTCGGTAACCTCTGGAGCTCCTTTCTATCACTCTTTCGTATCGTCACACTGGAGGACTGGACGGATGTAATGTATCTGCAGATGTATGGCTCGGACGTCTACCAAGGCTACAATCAAGCCCTGAACGGCCTAGAATTCACCCCTAAAGCAATGCCCATAATCGGAGCCTTCTACTTCGTATCTTTCGTCACCATCGGCACGATGATCATGCTCAACCTCGTGATCGGCGTCATCATCAACGGCATGGATGAAGCTCAGAAAGAAATCGCCGATCGCAACCTACACGACATGCTCACACACGAAAACTCGTACGACCAAACACGTGAACAGAAAATAACCCGCCTAAAACAACAACTAGATAAGGTATCGAAAGAGCTCTCGGACCTCATTTAGAATTGCAGTGCCAGAATCGAATTACCGATTCATAAATCACCGACTAGGATTGAATAACCAGCACCCAATCGTTTCCCTCTGCGATATCCGCTGGCGGTCTAAAGCGATGTATCCCACTCATGGCAGGAAGCTTTGCCAATGGGATTCGTGTCGCGTTACGCGGATTGAACCAGTAGCCAACGCTGGGGACCTCTGAAAGTTTAAGGGAGAAATGTGCTCCAAAAGGAGTGTAAGCGACGACGATATTCCCATCCAAACTTGCAGCGACACGGATCGTATCCGGACCTTCTTTAGGTCCTTCGATTAGTATGGACTCTGTGGGTCTAAGCTCTGTCCATGGTAGAGCACAGAAAAAAGCCTTCATGTATCCCATCTCATAGGCTCCCGGATAAAATAAAGCTTCGGACCAAGGGGTTCGAGGCTGTATCGCACCAGGAATTTCAGGCGTCCACATTTGCCATATACTATGATGCCCATATGTATGGCCCAGTGCGCCCGCGAGGACTGACCAATATGCTGCACGACGTATATCAAATGCATCGAAATAACCGTTCTGCTTTTTAAATGCGATAGCAATATCTTCGTAGCAAGGCTCGCCATCTAAGGCAGGCTTAGCTGGTTCTCGCTGGACATCTGCAAGCGTGGCTTTGAAATTGGGATAAGCTTTTTGGTGGTGCCCGCTTTGGTGCATGTTAAAATCAAGCCAGTCGGCGTCATGAAAAAAGTTGGAGGAACTCTGCCCTCCATATGGATGATATGTCATTAAATGCCGGCCGCCATCGCCCGCTTGTAAACCTTGGACCATCGCTTCAATAATAGCGGTATGTTCAGGAGTTTCCGGAATACGATCACCGCCGAGCACCCATACCACAGAGGCTTCTTTATAGCGCTGGCCAAGAAAATGACCAAAAGCTTCCGAATTATCGATATTAAAAATTTCCGGCCCACCGCCCCACTTCAAATTAAATTTATCGCCCCAAGTGGGCAGCAAGGCGACCTGTATCCCTAATTCGTTCGCATATTCTACCACACGATCCACATGTTGAAAATACGCCTCGTTCGGCTGGCGGGGATCCAGCTCGTAAAGCGGTAAGTCCCCGTTGCAATTAGGCACCTGCAAACCGTCTAATTCAGCTAAAATGACAGTTTGCACCACGTTAAACCCTTGGTCACGGCGAGTTTTCAAATAATGCACGGACTCCGCATAATCCAATCGGTGTAAGAGTTCCCAAGCCGTATCGGCCATCCAAAAAAATGATTCCCCCCAGAGGTCTGCAGATATCTTTGATCCGAACTGACTTGTAGCAGAGGAGCGCGCAATTGATTGGAGCTTTTCATTATTCAACACTAAATACGGAATCATCCCTGCAGGAAACGACGAGGCAACCTGTTGCCATCATTCCCGAAATGCCCTTAGGCATCTAAACTGCTTCAGTCATGAATCGATTGGTTAATTTCCTACATCGGCAAGTTCGACCTCATTTACACAGATCGACGATGACTTCTAAAACGATTTCCAGATACAACGCGAGCCCTTTATATCGCCACGCACCTGCCTCGCGGGGTAGACGCTTCCTCCATCGAATGGCCCTCCGCATCACACGGACTTAAAGTTTTGCATTGGCCTCAAATCCACCTTCAACTAACGACAGTATTATGAATGAACAAGGACTAAAAAAGACACTGCTCTCTCAAGAAGAGATCTCCGAAATAGTGACACGACTGGGCAGTGAGATTACTGAACACTACAAAAACTCCGATAAGGAGCTAATCGTAATTGGCCTCCTCCGCGGCTCTTTCGTATTCATGGCCGATCTTGTGCGTGAAATTAAACACCCAATGATCACAGACTTTATGACTATCTCCAGTTATGGTGATGGCACTGAAAGCACCGGTGATGTTAAAATAGTGATGGACCTGGACGAATCCATCACTGATCGCGATGTACTGCTAGTAGAAGACATCATCGACACGGGCAACACCTTCAGTAAAGTAATCCGCCTGATCGAAGGCCGTGGCCCCGCATCCCTACGGATCTGCACCTTACTCAGCAAACCCTCTCGCAGACAGGTCGAAGTAGACATAGACTTTTGTGGCATAGAGATTCCAGACGAATTTGTCTGCGGCTACGGACTCGATTTCGCTCAAAAATTCCGGAACGTCCCCTACATCGGCATCTACGAAGGCCCCGTTGATTAAACAAAACACCCACAATCCATTATAGATCAAGGTCTAACCAAACACTCGCGTTCGCAGGCCTTGAATCACCGCAAGATCCCCCCAATCCGCGCCCTTAAGAGCATGCGCCTTTGGAGCACGTTTTAGCCGTCGTTCAGCTTGCAAGGTGCCGGAAAAGCCCCTCACAAACTCAGCCGTGCCCAAGATAGCGCCATCTGTGAAGTAACGCACACGACACCGCAGAATCGTCGATTTAGGCAGACAGCCATCCTCCTGCTCCAAAACTTTCAAGGCAGTGCCCCTCGCCTGTTCACTTAACTGCACATCCGAAGCACGTTGACCAAAAATCAACCTACGATGCACTCTAAGAGCCGAATCGATCCGCTTCGCTCCATGGTCACTCCAGATACGAATTAAGCCTCGCTTCGCCGCGACCTCCCCAACGACCGCCTCTGCATAACCGCAAAAGCGGTAATCCTTCGGATCATTTACCAGCCCAGCCCGAACAGGATTCAGATCGATATAAGCAGCCATCGTCTGCAAGGGGTTCCCCGCACCTTCAACCAACACTGACTTAAAGCGCTCCGCCCACAAAGTGCCGTAGCGCTGATGAGAGCGATTATACCAAACTGAAAAGCGCTGTTTCACCCCCTTCATAAACTCAGAAACGTCCCCCATTCGGGCCAACAATTTGCGACGTATCGCGTCCGCATCCTCGCCCCCGGACTGCAGAAGCTTAAACATCTCATCCGCCGTCGCCTGCTGATATTTCGTCGGTTTTGGATAAAGCACTTTGTAGCGACGCTTCAATTCTACATCTGAAACAGAATCCACATTCGGCACACGCACAAGCACATGAAAGTGGTTCGACATTATACAATAAGTCAGCACTTCCACTCCACAGAAGTCCGCCACCTGACGGATCATCTTACGCAAGACCTCCTTCTCTCGATCCTTAAACAGAAGCTCCCCATTCACAGTGCGAGTCATGCAATGATACACCGCATCCCTACCCCCTACTTTCAATCGACGCGTTCTCATTACCAAATGAAGTATGCCACACACCTTGCCTGCGTCAATTATTATTTTTAGTCTGTCCCTTTTATTCCTATCCCTTTTATTCCTCCGGAACTCCTGATCGAGAACTGATGCTCCCAACAAAAAACTTGATAAATTGCCCCTGCGTAGAGCCCCTCATAAAGAACCAACAACTCACCAATATGGCGTGAGGTGCCCTGACTCCAAGATACTCCCTCTAAAAAAAATAATGACTTCACCGAAGAAGTTATCTATTAGTAATCACCTGAAGGCATTTTTCTGATGCTGTACCCACTTAACCAACAATTCTTATGCTAAATTTCAAGAAAACGTCTATCCTACTCGCTGGCGTAGCATTGTCTGCAGTCTCGGCACAGGCTTACATCGTTGTTAACTTTACAGGCGATATGAATCTAAACGTTCCGGGAGGAAACGCTGATTTCTATGATGGTTCAACTTGGGTTTATAGTTTAGAATTCAGTGCTACTGAGTATCAAGCAATTGGTGATTTCGTTGGCATTGTCTCGAACTCAGCAACTTTAACTATTAGCGGAGCCAGTGATCCGATGTATGATGGGACCATCAACATTGTTGATGTCCTACATTCAGACTTTGCGATTCTTCCCAACGTAGGTGGAAGCATTTACGGACTGGTATCGGCGGGCCTAACAAACGGTGAATTCGAGTTGGACGATCCTGTGCCATACCTATCTGGTTTAACTCCTTCTGGAGCATCGGTTCTAGAAGCGGCTCCGAATATAGGCGATCCTGTCCTCGCCGAACATTTCGACGGCATTACAGGACTGGAAAGCAACGCTGTTTATATTGCAACCGCTTCAGGGCCGGGGGCGAGTGAATATACCTTCGGCAATGTTTCGATTAGCGTCGTGCCAGAACCTTCCAGCTACGCACTAATCACGGGTGTTCTGGTCCTAGCGGTATCGATGCGGCGCCACAGATAGATGACTTTGATTCATGCCAAATCCAGACCTTGGAGCTAAAAAGCCCCCAAAGGGGGCACAGCCTCCCATGTCATCTTTTCGAGTCTTTAGAGTCCCCTTGGGCAAACAACCCCTAACGACATGCCCCCTGACTGAAGCAGATGAAACTAAGCTCCGTAGCAGGGTTGGCTCTGCCGCCCTGCCAATGACGATTGGCAATGCCACGAAATAAAAGCACTCGAGAAGATCCCAACAAAAACAAGATAAATTGGACTGGTGCTTTTTGAAGCCGTGAGCCCAATGATGGGCTAAGATAAAGTGTCTAATAGAGTGCGCAATGGCTTCGCAGAATCACCTTTATGCCAAGCAACGATTAAATCCCAAGTGGCCCCCTCATCGCAAACTGGTATGATCACCATACCTGGTCGCTTCTGGTCTCGGAGAAATGCCGGCATCACCACGACAAATCCTTCATTAGCAACCGCCGTAAAAGCATCGGATAGGTCCTCGGAAGTGCCTGAAATTTTCGGCCTGAATTTCCCGAAAGTCTGACACAACTGAGTCATCCGACGACGTAAGCCGAAATGCTCCGAGTCGGAGGCGATGAGGAAGGTCTCGTCCTTTAATTCAGCAAGCGCTATCGTCTGCCGGGAAGCCAGAGGATGTTCAGATGCAAGGCAAACAACGCTACTGACCTCAGCGACCTTCTTCGTGTGAAAATCCCGCCCCAGCAGGTTTCCGAGTTCCAAAGTCAAAGCCATATCCAGATTCCCTCGACGCAATTCGATGATCTGTTCACTCGGAAAGAGATCGATTAATTTTACTTTGGTTTCAGGTTTCAGTCGGCTAAATGCCTCTAATGCAGGTGCAAAGTGATCCTCAAATGCGGATCCAAGATAACCGATTCGCAATTCCTGATCATCACCCCTAATAATTCGGCGAACATCACGAAGGTTTGCGTCGTAGCTCTCAAGCAGTTGCTGCGTCCGTTCAGCAAGCGCTCGCCCGCCCGGAGTTGCCTGAACTCCCGTTGAACTCCGATTAAGAAGGGCGCCACCGACTTCATGCTCAAGTGCCTGCATCTGACGCGAGAGCGCAGACTGCGAAATATTTAGCCGGTCCGCAGCGCGATGCAGACTACCTTCTTCGAGGACTGCCAAAAAGGAGCGAAGCTGCGGAATCATACATG
The nucleotide sequence above comes from Coraliomargarita algicola. Encoded proteins:
- a CDS encoding ATP-binding protein; protein product: MPKRFSQLPVRNKLTLIITCAALFAVSLSGMITIITQAQAVNNGLQREIETTTELLASNVAASLYFNSISEAEKTLSALRFKKHIEAAALYTKEGKIFAVYTHADHHHRHDVLPSPEERSPFSPCLAVKQTVYLDGEAIGHVTVVASRSPVLSAILKSATIAILTTILSTALAITLALRYLRSVSAPVEELAKIADEVSQTENYSLRSQYNSKDELGQLSQAFNHMLARIQESDARLRLTTDELSKRVEELNNEKEERAQAQDRERRLQERLTEAQKLKSQSLREAKEAAEQASRIKSEFLASMSHEIRTPMNGVIGFASLLSDTEMTEEQQDYVEVINNSGNTLLRLLDDILDFSKIEAGRLEIEKRIFNIHELVNEVIKLLHAKLSNKAVEIIINIDARTPSFVETDPNRIRQILLNLIGNAIKFTNEGSIEIRISFISFNEKSKPHGYMGVLECSVTDTGIGISEHDQKRLFEVFTQVDSSATRKYDGVGLGLAITKRLCEILGGSIKLKSAPGVGSTFYFSIPVFSYTEFESTTPSESPTPSTSISKDRDLRILIVEDNQVNARLLAAMLSKTADSCDIAYTSTECIQYMNQRQYDIIFMDLNMPDMDGFELTARIREQECDADQANTARSIIIAVTAWAMKGMKERCMEAGMNGYLSKPVIREELTDLIERLCSEKSQNG
- a CDS encoding DEAD/DEAH box helicase, which produces MYTLRSYQQKAVNSTLQYFRKQRHPAVIVLPTGAGKSLVIAELAKIAKGRVLVLAHVKELVEQNHLKYESYGLQAGIYSAGLNQKDHSQKVIFGSIQSVAKAKDTFFSDFTLLVIDECHRVSMEPESQYAKVIQQLKRNNPRICILGLTATPYRLGHGWIYNYALRGEIKTQELRFFKHCIYELPLEYMIRNKFLTPPVKVDIPVTSYDFSELTETGQSYTMAQLEEVLQRQRRLTPLIIKNIIDITERDQRQGVMIFSSTVKHAQEIMDHLPAGQARLVVGTTELSERDQIVDDFKRKAFKYLVNVSVLTTGFDAAHVDVIAILRPTESISLYQQIIGRGLRLETGKKDCLVLDYTGMGHSIFSPEIGDKKPASESVPVQIPCPECGFVNDFWGIVDEAGNVLEHFGRKCRGGKLNPHSYEFTPCGYRFRFKICEQCGAQNDITARDCSTCGSVLIDPDVKLKEAKLSKDAHVLTPDSIEMLERVDKKGTPYLQVKYYDYDANFVAEIHYLSNPNSLKKFSINFLRSHLRKPESKLNIRSVSEVVQIQSQLRMPAFVIARKQGKFWKITEKIFSEEL
- a CDS encoding ion transporter is translated as MSEPTAQTTHQGWIFRKIVDSQLFSSFIIVVIVFAGILVGIETFPSIVDRHNKLLHFLDNVVLAIFTLEVILKMAAEKRQPWRYFKDGWNIFDFSIVAVCFLPLGGSYVAVLRLFRLLRVFRLISVIPKLQLLVTALLRSLPSMFYVCLLLFLLFYVYAVIGVMLFSGNDPIHFGNLWSSFLSLFRIVTLEDWTDVMYLQMYGSDVYQGYNQALNGLEFTPKAMPIIGAFYFVSFVTIGTMIMLNLVIGVIINGMDEAQKEIADRNLHDMLTHENSYDQTREQKITRLKQQLDKVSKELSDLI
- a CDS encoding DUF4038 domain-containing protein, with protein sequence MARSSATSQFGSKISADLWGESFFWMADTAWELLHRLDYAESVHYLKTRRDQGFNVVQTVILAELDGLQVPNCNGDLPLYELDPRQPNEAYFQHVDRVVEYANELGIQVALLPTWGDKFNLKWGGGPEIFNIDNSEAFGHFLGQRYKEASVVWVLGGDRIPETPEHTAIIEAMVQGLQAGDGGRHLMTYHPYGGQSSSNFFHDADWLDFNMHQSGHHQKAYPNFKATLADVQREPAKPALDGEPCYEDIAIAFKKQNGYFDAFDIRRAAYWSVLAGALGHTYGHHSIWQMWTPEIPGAIQPRTPWSEALFYPGAYEMGYMKAFFCALPWTELRPTESILIEGPKEGPDTIRVAASLDGNIVVAYTPFGAHFSLKLSEVPSVGYWFNPRNATRIPLAKLPAMSGIHRFRPPADIAEGNDWVLVIQS
- the hpt gene encoding hypoxanthine phosphoribosyltransferase, which translates into the protein MNEQGLKKTLLSQEEISEIVTRLGSEITEHYKNSDKELIVIGLLRGSFVFMADLVREIKHPMITDFMTISSYGDGTESTGDVKIVMDLDESITDRDVLLVEDIIDTGNTFSKVIRLIEGRGPASLRICTLLSKPSRRQVEVDIDFCGIEIPDEFVCGYGLDFAQKFRNVPYIGIYEGPVD
- a CDS encoding transposase; this encodes MRTRRLKVGGRDAVYHCMTRTVNGELLFKDREKEVLRKMIRQVADFCGVEVLTYCIMSNHFHVLVRVPNVDSVSDVELKRRYKVLYPKPTKYQQATADEMFKLLQSGGEDADAIRRKLLARMGDVSEFMKGVKQRFSVWYNRSHQRYGTLWAERFKSVLVEGAGNPLQTMAAYIDLNPVRAGLVNDPKDYRFCGYAEAVVGEVAAKRGLIRIWSDHGAKRIDSALRVHRRLIFGQRASDVQLSEQARGTALKVLEQEDGCLPKSTILRCRVRYFTDGAILGTAEFVRGFSGTLQAERRLKRAPKAHALKGADWGDLAVIQGLRTRVFG
- a CDS encoding PEP-CTERM sorting domain-containing protein (PEP-CTERM proteins occur, often in large numbers, in the proteomes of bacteria that also encode an exosortase, a predicted intramembrane cysteine proteinase. The presence of a PEP-CTERM domain at a protein's C-terminus predicts cleavage within the sorting domain, followed by covalent anchoring to some some component of the (usually Gram-negative) cell surface. Many PEP-CTERM proteins exhibit an unusual sequence composition that includes large numbers of potential glycosylation sites. Expression of one such protein has been shown restore the ability of a bacterium to form floc, a type of biofilm.), producing MLNFKKTSILLAGVALSAVSAQAYIVVNFTGDMNLNVPGGNADFYDGSTWVYSLEFSATEYQAIGDFVGIVSNSATLTISGASDPMYDGTINIVDVLHSDFAILPNVGGSIYGLVSAGLTNGEFELDDPVPYLSGLTPSGASVLEAAPNIGDPVLAEHFDGITGLESNAVYIATASGPGASEYTFGNVSISVVPEPSSYALITGVLVLAVSMRRHR
- a CDS encoding LysR family transcriptional regulator — encoded protein: MIPQLRSFLAVLEEGSLHRAADRLNISQSALSRQMQALEHEVGGALLNRSSTGVQATPGGRALAERTQQLLESYDANLRDVRRIIRGDDQELRIGYLGSAFEDHFAPALEAFSRLKPETKVKLIDLFPSEQIIELRRGNLDMALTLELGNLLGRDFHTKKVAEVSSVVCLASEHPLASRQTIALAELKDETFLIASDSEHFGLRRRMTQLCQTFGKFRPKISGTSEDLSDAFTAVANEGFVVVMPAFLRDQKRPGMVIIPVCDEGATWDLIVAWHKGDSAKPLRTLLDTLS